The following proteins come from a genomic window of Methylorubrum populi:
- a CDS encoding ring-cleaving dioxygenase: MSTHGIHHVTAFASDTARTIDFYTRVLGLRLVKKTVNFDDPGTYHLYFGDEAGAPGTILTFFPIAQAAPGRVGIGQVSETAFRVPRAAIGAWTHRFVSLNVAHEAPVSLFGETVLRFRDPDGMPLALVGVEGAEAEPAWAPEGIAPETAIRGFHGVTLLLRGADSTAAILTDVLGFAEAAREGSQIRLTSGAALGGFVTLRAVGDFLPGRQGAGSVHHIAFRAADDAGQAAMSERLSDRYGMAVTEQRDRQYFRSVYFREPGGVLFEIATDAPGFAIDEPAAELGTALKLPPFLEPHRDRIEAVLPKVA, encoded by the coding sequence ATGAGCACGCACGGCATCCACCACGTCACGGCCTTCGCCAGCGACACCGCCCGCACCATCGACTTCTACACCCGCGTGCTCGGCCTGCGCCTGGTGAAGAAGACCGTCAATTTCGACGATCCGGGCACCTACCACCTCTATTTCGGTGATGAGGCGGGCGCGCCCGGCACGATCCTGACCTTCTTCCCCATCGCCCAGGCCGCGCCTGGCCGGGTCGGGATCGGGCAGGTCTCGGAGACGGCCTTCCGCGTGCCGCGGGCCGCCATCGGCGCCTGGACGCACCGCTTCGTGTCGCTGAACGTCGCCCACGAGGCGCCGGTGAGTCTCTTCGGCGAGACGGTGCTGCGCTTCCGCGATCCCGACGGGATGCCGCTCGCCCTCGTCGGTGTTGAGGGGGCGGAGGCCGAGCCGGCCTGGGCGCCGGAGGGCATCGCGCCGGAGACCGCGATCCGCGGCTTCCACGGCGTCACCCTGCTGCTGCGCGGGGCGGATTCGACCGCCGCGATCCTCACCGACGTGCTCGGCTTCGCGGAGGCGGCCCGCGAGGGCAGCCAGATCCGGCTGACCAGCGGGGCGGCCCTGGGCGGCTTCGTGACGCTGCGGGCGGTCGGCGACTTCCTGCCGGGTCGGCAGGGGGCGGGCTCGGTCCACCACATCGCCTTCCGCGCCGCCGACGACGCGGGGCAGGCGGCGATGTCGGAGCGGCTGAGCGATCGCTACGGCATGGCGGTGACCGAGCAGCGCGACCGGCAATACTTCCGCTCGGTCTACTTCCGCGAGCCGGGCGGCGTGCTGTTCGAGATCGCCACCGACGCGCCGGGCTTTGCCATCGACGAGCCGGCGGCGGAGCTCGGGACCGCGCTGAAGCTGCCGCCCTTTCTCGAACCGCACCGCGACCGGATCGAGGCGGTGCTGCCGAAGGTCGCCTGA
- a CDS encoding alpha/beta hydrolase: protein MTNGVTFDFVHRFEPGTGASAPPLLLLHGTGGDETDLLPLGRALSPGSDLLSPRGPVLENGMPRFFRRLAEGVFDEADVRRRAGDLAAFVAQARDAYGLAAPIAVGFSNGANIAAATLLLHPEVLAGAVLLRAMVPLAESPPADLAGRPVLLLSGALDPIVPADNAERLAARLRQAGASVTHTVNPAGHGLSQADLAAAGAWLAGSFGG, encoded by the coding sequence ATGACGAACGGCGTCACCTTCGACTTCGTCCACCGTTTCGAGCCCGGCACCGGCGCAAGCGCGCCGCCGCTCCTGCTGCTGCACGGCACGGGTGGCGACGAGACCGACCTGCTCCCGCTGGGCCGCGCCCTCTCCCCCGGCTCGGACCTGCTCTCGCCCCGCGGTCCGGTTCTGGAGAACGGCATGCCGCGCTTCTTCCGCCGCCTCGCGGAGGGCGTGTTCGACGAGGCGGATGTGCGCCGCCGCGCCGGCGACCTCGCCGCGTTCGTGGCGCAGGCGCGCGACGCCTACGGGCTTGCCGCGCCGATCGCGGTCGGCTTCTCGAACGGGGCTAACATCGCCGCCGCGACGCTGCTGCTGCATCCGGAGGTTCTGGCCGGCGCGGTGCTGCTGCGGGCGATGGTGCCGTTGGCCGAGAGCCCGCCGGCCGACCTCGCCGGGCGCCCGGTGCTGCTGCTCTCGGGCGCCCTCGATCCGATCGTGCCCGCCGACAATGCCGAGCGGCTCGCCGCGCGCCTGCGGCAGGCGGGCGCCTCGGTGACCCACACGGTCAATCCGGCCGGGCACGGCCTGTCGCAGGCGGATCTTGCCGCGGCCGGCGCGTGGCTCGCCGGGAGTTTCGGCGGCTGA
- a CDS encoding SbcC/MukB-like Walker B domain-containing protein — MYRLTDIAISNWYLIRREQIRIRGAAALVGPTGAGKSTIFDAVGTVLAGNNASRLALNASASGRSARTVRDYCLGWISDPAEGGRPTREACETLIALVFENPQSGRVVTVGLALAARSEEPKEETLSRFVAIGHRFEIADYVRETAEGSFVAPWAEVAADLRRRADSFEEFRTSGERFTAAVLATLREGAAVPDPRQFLRTFSNAVAFKPIFDTSAFVRSFVLEAEPLDVARIRQSIETWRRLLETIEELEKRLAHLSRICERYESWARASLTAALDEMRAGSADLRRRILDHAEARRLLTETSERLRIARESVATSQGFVREIDTEIAARKALIVGSAAEARLAASHAGLAMVARDRRDLTNRLAGIVGLVQDAGRLTAISGPLRRIDLQAARIVEACARSGLRREAPPEDILRVDGPLKGLLDGLAQIPDVAGALEEQAEDLALKARERENEVRGLDAQVNAGRTSAARLSSDTEAFREELGRLGIEAAPICELAEIVDPKWGPALEGLLGRAREALVVEPDRLDRAFALLESRKNQFFRCLLVKTTDTARRAARRFDDGPMGLIETESDHAEAFLAARLGGYDLAPDDAALRHMSRAVAPSGRSTSGMAYSVVRPVPLMMTRGQRGPTAETRRRLDEAREEARVLRAEATVMREAARIASLLRSRLAEAPVDLEALRAEADAIEGRRRSLATEQETVARADAGVIEAELKELQKERSAYLTELVQVLEPKRDALLAEEAGLKARVAQGREAARAAFLAYRTALKRWTTGDTVRIRLTGTVPADVPGTIEGIAGARADRASLDTKALAALASQARASAREAADSVRNQGRAAERDLAEYCAAWRVENPLGSGEQPASFGYAWATRERDEVAGHELRRYRDQSLRAEAEMRRLMTEDLLTRLADKFERMRARLDALNERLASQTFTGQTYAFEAEVDRRYAAVHALATEVARSPDAAQAVLPGPEDGTDKSPLAAALAEITALIEGEESAARLADYRNYFVYEIGMRDRAGNRTTLSSRALRGSGGEAQAPFYVAIAASMASAYYPGDRPGDETPGLGLCLLDEAFSKLDVRNSQSLVDLFRAWGLQLLIAAPEDKRTTLTEVMDTVVTVYKSPDLASVRIEAEHPLETAKRALAEINPERRGIEAFRLSDAAE, encoded by the coding sequence GTGTATCGCCTCACCGACATCGCGATCTCGAACTGGTACCTCATCCGGCGCGAGCAGATCCGGATTCGGGGCGCGGCGGCGCTCGTCGGTCCCACGGGCGCGGGCAAGTCCACGATCTTCGACGCCGTCGGCACCGTGCTGGCCGGCAACAACGCGAGTCGGCTGGCGCTGAACGCCTCCGCCTCGGGCCGCAGCGCCCGCACCGTGCGCGACTACTGCCTCGGCTGGATCAGCGACCCGGCCGAGGGCGGGCGCCCGACGCGGGAGGCCTGCGAGACCCTCATCGCCCTCGTCTTCGAGAACCCGCAGAGCGGGCGCGTCGTCACGGTCGGGCTGGCGCTCGCCGCCCGCTCCGAGGAGCCGAAGGAGGAGACGCTCTCGCGCTTCGTCGCCATCGGCCACCGCTTCGAGATCGCCGATTACGTACGTGAGACGGCGGAGGGCAGCTTCGTCGCGCCCTGGGCCGAGGTCGCCGCGGATCTGCGCCGCCGGGCCGACAGCTTCGAGGAGTTCCGCACCTCCGGCGAGCGCTTCACCGCCGCCGTGCTGGCGACTCTGCGGGAGGGCGCGGCGGTGCCCGATCCGCGCCAGTTCCTGCGCACCTTCTCCAACGCGGTGGCGTTCAAGCCGATCTTCGACACCAGCGCCTTCGTGCGCAGCTTCGTGCTGGAGGCCGAGCCCCTTGATGTCGCCCGCATCCGCCAGTCGATCGAGACGTGGCGGCGGCTCCTCGAGACCATCGAGGAGCTGGAGAAGCGCCTCGCCCACCTCTCCCGCATCTGCGAGCGCTACGAATCCTGGGCCCGGGCGAGCCTCACCGCAGCGCTGGACGAGATGCGCGCCGGCAGCGCCGATCTGCGCCGCCGCATCCTCGACCATGCCGAGGCCCGCCGCCTGCTCACCGAGACGTCGGAGCGCCTGCGCATCGCCCGCGAGAGCGTGGCGACGAGCCAGGGCTTCGTGCGCGAGATCGACACCGAGATCGCCGCCCGCAAGGCGCTGATCGTCGGCAGCGCGGCGGAGGCGCGGCTCGCCGCCTCGCATGCCGGCCTCGCCATGGTCGCCCGTGACCGGCGCGACCTGACGAACCGCCTCGCCGGGATCGTCGGCCTCGTGCAGGATGCCGGCCGCCTCACCGCGATCAGCGGTCCCTTGCGCCGGATCGATCTCCAGGCGGCGCGCATCGTCGAGGCCTGCGCCCGCTCGGGGCTGCGCCGCGAGGCGCCGCCGGAGGACATTTTGAGGGTCGACGGGCCGCTCAAGGGTCTGCTCGACGGCCTCGCGCAGATTCCGGACGTCGCGGGAGCCCTGGAAGAGCAAGCGGAAGACCTCGCCCTCAAGGCCCGCGAACGCGAGAACGAGGTTCGCGGCCTCGACGCGCAGGTGAATGCGGGACGCACTTCGGCCGCGCGTCTGTCTTCCGATACGGAGGCCTTTCGCGAGGAACTGGGACGGCTCGGGATCGAGGCGGCGCCGATCTGCGAACTCGCCGAGATCGTCGATCCGAAATGGGGCCCGGCGCTGGAAGGGCTTCTCGGCCGCGCCCGCGAGGCTCTGGTGGTCGAGCCCGATCGCCTGGACCGCGCCTTCGCCCTGCTCGAATCGCGCAAGAACCAGTTCTTCCGCTGCCTGCTGGTGAAGACCACCGATACCGCCCGCCGCGCGGCACGCCGCTTCGACGACGGGCCGATGGGCCTGATCGAGACCGAGAGCGACCACGCCGAAGCCTTCCTCGCCGCCCGGCTCGGCGGCTACGACCTCGCGCCGGACGACGCCGCGCTGCGCCACATGAGCCGCGCGGTGGCGCCGAGCGGGCGCTCGACCTCCGGCATGGCCTATTCGGTGGTGCGCCCCGTGCCGCTGATGATGACCCGCGGCCAGCGCGGGCCCACCGCCGAGACTCGCCGCCGCCTCGACGAGGCGCGCGAGGAGGCGCGGGTTCTGCGCGCCGAGGCCACCGTGATGCGCGAGGCCGCCCGCATCGCCAGCCTGCTGCGCAGCCGTCTCGCCGAGGCGCCGGTCGATCTCGAGGCCCTGCGCGCCGAGGCGGACGCCATCGAGGGCCGGCGCCGCAGCCTCGCCACCGAGCAGGAGACGGTCGCCCGCGCCGATGCCGGCGTGATCGAGGCGGAGCTGAAGGAGCTTCAGAAGGAGCGCTCCGCCTACCTCACCGAGCTGGTGCAGGTGCTGGAGCCCAAGCGCGACGCCCTGCTCGCCGAGGAGGCGGGGCTGAAGGCGCGGGTCGCGCAGGGGCGAGAGGCGGCGCGCGCCGCGTTCCTGGCCTACCGCACGGCGCTCAAGCGCTGGACCACCGGCGACACGGTGCGCATCCGCCTCACCGGCACCGTCCCCGCCGACGTGCCGGGCACGATCGAGGGCATCGCCGGGGCGCGGGCCGACCGGGCCTCGCTCGACACCAAGGCGCTCGCGGCTCTGGCCTCGCAGGCCCGCGCCTCCGCCCGCGAGGCGGCCGACAGTGTGCGCAACCAGGGCCGCGCCGCCGAGCGCGACCTCGCCGAATACTGCGCCGCGTGGCGGGTCGAGAACCCGCTGGGCTCGGGCGAGCAGCCGGCCTCGTTCGGCTATGCCTGGGCGACGCGCGAGCGCGACGAGGTGGCTGGGCACGAACTGCGCCGCTACCGCGACCAGTCGCTTCGGGCGGAGGCCGAGATGCGCCGCCTGATGACCGAGGATCTGCTGACCCGGCTCGCCGACAAGTTCGAGCGGATGCGGGCACGACTCGACGCCCTCAACGAGCGCCTCGCCTCGCAGACCTTCACCGGCCAGACCTACGCCTTCGAGGCCGAGGTGGATCGGCGCTACGCCGCCGTCCACGCGCTCGCCACCGAGGTCGCCCGCTCGCCCGATGCGGCGCAGGCGGTACTCCCCGGCCCTGAGGACGGGACTGACAAGAGCCCGCTCGCGGCGGCGCTCGCCGAGATCACCGCGCTGATCGAGGGTGAGGAGAGCGCGGCGCGGCTTGCCGATTACCGCAACTACTTCGTCTACGAGATCGGCATGCGCGACCGGGCGGGCAACCGCACCACCCTGTCGAGCCGGGCGCTGCGGGGATCGGGCGGGGAGGCGCAGGCGCCCTTCTACGTGGCGATCGCCGCCTCGATGGCCTCGGCCTATTATCCCGGCGACCGCCCCGGCGACGAGACGCCGGGGCTCGGCCTCTGCCTCCTCGACGAGGCCTTCTCCAAGCTCGACGTGCGCAACAGCCAGTCGCTGGTCGATCTCTTCCGCGCCTGGGGCCTGCAGCTCCTGATCGCCGCGCCGGAGGACAAGCGCACGACGCTCACCGAGGTGATGGACACCGTCGTCACCGTCTACAAGAGCCCGGATCTCGCCTCGGTCCGAATCGAGGCCGAGCATCCGCTGGAAACGGCGAAACGGGCACTCGCCGAAATCAACCCAGAGCGGCGCGGAATCGAGGCGTTCCGCCTCTCGGACGCCGCCGAATAG
- the rpsL gene encoding 30S ribosomal protein S12, whose product MPTINQLIAQPRKAQKARNKVPALNACPQKRGVCTRVYTTTPKKPNSALRKVAKVRLTNGFEVIGYIPGEGHNLQEHSVVMIRGGRVKDLPGVRYHILRGVLDTQGVKNRKQRRSKYGAKRPK is encoded by the coding sequence ATGCCGACGATCAACCAGCTGATCGCCCAGCCGCGCAAGGCGCAGAAGGCGCGCAACAAGGTGCCGGCGCTCAACGCCTGCCCGCAGAAGCGCGGCGTCTGCACGCGCGTCTACACCACGACCCCGAAGAAGCCGAACTCGGCGCTTCGTAAGGTCGCCAAGGTGCGCCTGACCAACGGCTTCGAGGTGATCGGCTACATCCCCGGTGAGGGCCACAACCTTCAGGAGCACTCCGTGGTCATGATCCGCGGCGGCCGCGTGAAGGACCTTCCGGGTGTGCGCTACCACATCCTGCGCGGCGTGCTCGACACGCAGGGCGTCAAGAACCGCAAGCAGCGCCGCTCGAAGTACGGCGCCAAGCGCCCGAAGTAA
- the rpsG gene encoding 30S ribosomal protein S7 produces MSRRHSAEKREIIPDAKYGDVVLTKFMNSIMYEGKKSTAERIVYGAFDLVESRARANPIEVFRAALDNVAPAIEVRSRRVGGATYQVPVEVRTERRQALAIRWLIQAARGRNDRTMVERLSAELLDAANNRGNAVKKREDTHRMAEANRAFSHYRW; encoded by the coding sequence ATGTCCCGTCGTCACTCTGCCGAGAAGCGCGAGATCATCCCGGACGCCAAGTACGGCGACGTCGTCCTCACCAAGTTCATGAATTCCATCATGTACGAGGGCAAGAAGTCGACCGCCGAGCGGATCGTCTACGGCGCCTTCGACCTCGTCGAGAGCCGCGCCCGCGCCAACCCGATCGAGGTGTTCCGCGCCGCCCTCGACAACGTCGCCCCGGCGATCGAGGTTCGCTCCCGCCGCGTCGGCGGCGCGACCTACCAGGTCCCCGTCGAGGTCCGCACCGAGCGCCGCCAGGCTCTCGCCATCCGCTGGCTGATCCAGGCCGCTCGTGGCCGCAACGACCGGACTATGGTCGAGCGTCTCTCCGCCGAGCTGCTCGACGCCGCCAACAACCGCGGCAACGCCGTCAAGAAGCGCGAAGACACCCACCGGATGGCCGAGGCCAACCGCGCCTTCTCGCACTACCGCTGGTAA
- the fusA gene encoding elongation factor G: MPRTHAIEDYRNFGIMAHIDAGKTTTTERILYYTGKSHKIGEVHEGAATMDWMEQEQERGITITSAATTCFWRDKRLNIIDTPGHVDFTIEVERSLRVLDGAVCVLDGNQGVEPQTETVWRQADKYDVPRVVFVNKMDKIGADFFKCVADIIGRVAGKPVCLQLPIGAESSFKGVIDLIKMKAIVWSGEALGANFAEEEIPADLKDQAVEYRTKLVEACVELDDDAMTAYLDGVEPDEDGLRRLVRKAVQLRAFHPVLCGSAFKNKGVQPLLDAVVDYLPSPVDRGAVDGLDFKTEEPVKREPTDEDPFSMLAFKIMDDPHVGTITFCRVYSGKVESGTSVLNSSRDKKERVGRMLLMHANNREDIKEAYAGDIVALAGLKDTRTGDTLCDANKAVILEKMEFPEPVIEIAVEPKSKADQEKLGIALSKLAAEDPSFRVSTDQESGQTILKGMGELHLDIKVDILRRTYKVDANIGQPQVAYREKLTRRQEIDYTHKKQTGGTGQFARVKFVVEPNEPGAGFSFESKIVGGAVPKEYIPGVEKGLNSVLGAGVLAGFPVVDVKVELVDGAYHDVDSSALAFEIASRAAFREALQKGGSVLLEPVMKVEVVSPEEYTGSVIGDLNSRRGQIQGQDMRGNANVINAMVPLANMFGYVNQLRSFSQGRANFTMQFDHYEEVPRGEADKVIAKYA; this comes from the coding sequence ATGCCCCGCACGCATGCGATCGAGGACTACCGCAACTTCGGCATCATGGCCCACATTGATGCCGGCAAGACCACGACGACCGAGCGGATCCTCTACTACACCGGCAAGTCCCATAAGATCGGCGAGGTCCATGAGGGCGCCGCCACGATGGACTGGATGGAGCAGGAGCAGGAGCGTGGCATCACGATCACCTCGGCTGCGACCACCTGCTTCTGGCGCGACAAGCGCCTGAACATCATCGACACCCCCGGCCACGTCGACTTCACCATCGAGGTGGAGCGCTCGCTGCGCGTGCTCGACGGCGCCGTCTGCGTGCTCGACGGCAACCAGGGCGTCGAGCCCCAGACCGAGACCGTGTGGCGTCAGGCCGACAAGTACGACGTGCCGCGCGTCGTGTTCGTCAACAAGATGGACAAGATCGGCGCCGACTTCTTCAAGTGCGTCGCCGACATCATCGGCCGCGTCGCCGGCAAGCCGGTCTGCCTCCAGCTGCCGATCGGTGCCGAGTCGAGCTTCAAGGGCGTCATCGACCTCATCAAGATGAAGGCGATCGTCTGGTCGGGCGAGGCGCTCGGCGCCAACTTCGCCGAGGAAGAGATCCCCGCTGACCTCAAGGACCAGGCCGTCGAGTACCGCACCAAGCTGGTCGAGGCCTGCGTCGAGCTCGATGACGACGCGATGACCGCCTATCTCGACGGCGTGGAGCCGGACGAGGATGGTCTGCGCCGCCTCGTGCGCAAGGCCGTGCAGCTGCGCGCCTTCCACCCGGTGCTGTGCGGCTCGGCCTTCAAGAACAAGGGCGTGCAGCCGCTCCTCGACGCCGTCGTGGACTACCTGCCGTCCCCGGTCGATCGCGGCGCGGTCGACGGCCTCGACTTCAAGACCGAGGAGCCGGTCAAGCGCGAGCCGACGGACGAGGATCCCTTCTCCATGCTCGCCTTCAAGATCATGGACGATCCCCACGTCGGCACGATCACCTTCTGCCGCGTGTACTCGGGCAAGGTCGAGTCGGGCACCAGCGTGCTGAACTCCTCGCGCGACAAGAAGGAGCGCGTCGGCCGCATGCTGCTGATGCACGCCAACAACCGCGAGGACATCAAGGAGGCCTATGCCGGCGACATCGTCGCCCTGGCCGGCCTCAAGGACACCCGCACCGGCGACACCCTGTGCGACGCCAACAAGGCCGTGATCCTCGAGAAGATGGAGTTCCCCGAGCCCGTCATCGAGATCGCCGTCGAGCCGAAGTCGAAGGCCGACCAGGAGAAGCTCGGTATCGCGCTCTCGAAGCTCGCCGCCGAGGATCCGTCCTTCCGCGTCTCGACGGACCAGGAATCGGGCCAGACCATCCTCAAGGGGATGGGCGAGCTCCACCTCGACATCAAGGTCGACATTCTGCGCCGTACCTACAAGGTCGACGCGAATATCGGCCAGCCGCAGGTGGCGTACCGCGAGAAGCTGACCCGCCGTCAGGAGATCGACTACACCCACAAGAAGCAGACCGGTGGTACCGGTCAGTTCGCCCGGGTGAAGTTCGTCGTCGAGCCGAACGAGCCGGGCGCCGGCTTCTCGTTCGAGTCGAAGATCGTCGGCGGCGCGGTGCCGAAGGAGTACATCCCCGGCGTCGAGAAGGGCCTCAACTCGGTCCTCGGCGCGGGCGTGCTCGCCGGCTTCCCGGTGGTCGACGTGAAGGTGGAGCTGGTCGACGGCGCCTACCACGACGTCGACTCCTCGGCGCTCGCCTTCGAGATCGCCTCCCGCGCCGCCTTCCGTGAGGCGCTGCAGAAGGGCGGCTCGGTCCTGCTCGAGCCGGTGATGAAGGTCGAGGTCGTCTCGCCGGAAGAGTATACCGGTTCGGTCATCGGCGACCTCAACTCCCGCCGCGGCCAGATCCAGGGCCAGGACATGCGGGGCAACGCCAACGTCATCAACGCGATGGTGCCGCTGGCCAACATGTTCGGCTACGTGAACCAGCTGCGCTCCTTCTCCCAGGGCCGCGCCAACTTCACGATGCAGTTCGACCATTACGAGGAAGTGCCGCGCGGCGAGGCCGACAAGGTCATCGCCAAGTACGCCTAA
- the tuf gene encoding elongation factor Tu, protein MGKEKFSRNKPHCNIGTIGHVDHGKTSLTAAITKVLAESGGATFTAYDQIDKAPEEKARGITISTAHVEYETTNRHYAHVDCPGHADYVKNMITGAAQMDGAILVVSAADGPMPQTREHILLARQVGVPALVVFLNKVDMVDDEELLELVELEVRELLSKYDFPGDDIPITKGSALMALEDKEPKIGRDAVLKLMETVDAYIPQPERPIDMPFLMPIEDVFSISGRGTVVTGRVERGIIKVGEEVEIVGIRPTTKTTVTGVEMFRKLLDQGQAGDNVGVLLRGTKREDVERGQVVCKPGSVKPHSKFKAEAYILTKEEGGRHTPFFTNYRPQFYFRTTDVTGVCTLPEGTEMVMPGDNVTMDVVLIVPVAMEEKLRFAIREGGRTVGAGVVAAIND, encoded by the coding sequence ATGGGTAAGGAAAAGTTCTCCCGTAATAAGCCGCACTGCAACATCGGCACGATCGGACACGTCGATCACGGCAAGACGTCGCTGACGGCGGCGATCACGAAGGTTCTGGCGGAGTCGGGCGGCGCGACCTTCACGGCCTACGACCAGATCGACAAGGCCCCCGAGGAGAAGGCGCGCGGCATCACGATCTCGACGGCGCACGTCGAGTACGAGACCACCAACCGCCACTACGCGCACGTCGACTGCCCCGGCCACGCCGACTACGTGAAGAACATGATCACGGGCGCCGCCCAGATGGACGGCGCGATCCTGGTCGTGTCCGCTGCCGACGGCCCGATGCCGCAGACCCGCGAGCACATCCTGCTCGCCCGCCAGGTCGGCGTGCCGGCGCTGGTGGTGTTCCTCAACAAGGTCGACATGGTCGACGACGAGGAGCTCCTGGAGCTCGTCGAGCTCGAGGTGCGCGAGCTTCTCTCCAAGTACGACTTCCCCGGCGACGACATCCCGATCACCAAGGGCTCGGCCCTGATGGCGCTCGAGGACAAGGAGCCGAAGATCGGCCGCGACGCCGTTCTGAAGCTGATGGAGACGGTCGACGCCTACATCCCGCAGCCGGAGCGTCCGATCGACATGCCGTTCCTGATGCCGATCGAAGACGTGTTCTCGATCTCGGGCCGCGGCACGGTGGTGACGGGTCGCGTCGAGCGCGGCATCATCAAGGTCGGTGAGGAAGTCGAGATCGTCGGCATCCGCCCGACGACGAAGACGACGGTGACCGGCGTCGAGATGTTCCGCAAGCTGCTCGACCAGGGCCAGGCGGGCGACAACGTCGGCGTGCTGCTGCGCGGCACCAAGCGCGAGGACGTGGAGCGCGGCCAGGTCGTGTGCAAGCCGGGTTCGGTGAAGCCGCACTCGAAGTTCAAGGCCGAGGCCTATATCCTGACGAAGGAGGAGGGCGGTCGCCACACGCCGTTCTTCACCAACTACCGCCCGCAGTTCTACTTCCGCACGACGGACGTGACCGGCGTGTGCACGCTGCCCGAGGGCACCGAGATGGTGATGCCGGGCGACAACGTGACCATGGACGTGGTGCTGATCGTGCCGGTGGCCATGGAAGAGAAGCTGCGCTTCGCCATCCGCGAGGGCGGCCGCACCGTCGGTGCCGGCGTCGTCGCCGCCATCAACGACTAA
- the rpsJ gene encoding 30S ribosomal protein S10, whose translation MNGQNIRIRLKAFDHRILDASTKEIVSTARRTGAQIRGPIPLPTHIEKFTVNRSPHIDKKSREQFEMRTHKRVLDIVDPTPQTVDALMKLDLAAGVDVEIKL comes from the coding sequence ATGAACGGTCAGAACATCCGCATTCGCCTCAAGGCGTTCGATCACCGCATCCTCGATGCGTCCACCAAGGAGATCGTCTCGACCGCGCGCCGCACCGGCGCGCAGATCCGGGGCCCGATCCCGCTGCCGACGCATATCGAGAAGTTCACGGTGAACCGCTCGCCGCACATCGACAAGAAGTCGCGCGAACAATTCGAGATGCGCACGCACAAGCGGGTGCTCGATATCGTCGACCCGACGCCGCAGACCGTGGACGCGCTGATGAAGCTCGACCTCGCCGCTGGCGTGGACGTGGAGATCAAGCTCTAA
- the rplC gene encoding 50S ribosomal protein L3 has protein sequence MRSGVIARKVGMTRVFTDAGEHVPVTVLQIDQCQVVAHRTTEKDGYVALQVGVGKAKVKNVSQAERGRFAVAKVEPKKKLAEFRVSEDALIPVGAEITADHFIPGQFVDVTGTTTGKGFAGGMKRWNFGGLRATHGVSISHRSIGSTGGRQDPGKTFKNKKMPGHLGVERVTTQNLKVVRTDPERGLILVEGAVPGVAGGWIQVRDSVKRKLPADVPLPGKFRENGSAGASQVEAAPEAPASEENA, from the coding sequence ATGCGCTCAGGCGTCATCGCACGGAAGGTCGGCATGACCCGCGTCTTCACGGACGCAGGCGAGCATGTGCCCGTCACCGTGCTTCAAATCGATCAGTGCCAGGTTGTGGCACACCGCACGACCGAGAAGGACGGCTACGTCGCCCTCCAGGTCGGCGTCGGCAAGGCCAAGGTCAAGAACGTGTCGCAGGCCGAGCGCGGCCGCTTCGCGGTCGCCAAGGTCGAGCCCAAGAAGAAGCTCGCCGAGTTCCGCGTGTCCGAGGACGCGCTGATCCCGGTCGGTGCCGAGATCACGGCCGACCACTTCATCCCGGGCCAGTTCGTCGACGTGACGGGCACCACCACGGGTAAGGGTTTCGCCGGCGGTATGAAGCGCTGGAACTTCGGCGGTCTGCGCGCCACCCACGGCGTGTCGATCTCCCACCGCTCGATCGGTTCGACCGGTGGCCGCCAGGATCCGGGCAAGACCTTCAAGAACAAGAAGATGCCGGGACACCTCGGTGTCGAGCGCGTCACCACGCAGAACCTCAAGGTCGTCCGCACCGATCCGGAGCGCGGTCTGATCCTGGTCGAGGGTGCGGTCCCCGGCGTCGCCGGCGGCTGGATCCAGGTTCGCGACTCGGTCAAGCGCAAGCTGCCGGCCGACGTGCCGCTGCCGGGCAAGTTCCGTGAGAACGGTTCCGCCGGCGCGTCCCAGGTCGAGGCGGCCCCCGAGGCTCCGGCGTCCGAGGAGAACGCGTGA